One segment of Solanum stenotomum isolate F172 chromosome 1, ASM1918654v1, whole genome shotgun sequence DNA contains the following:
- the LOC125845826 gene encoding pentatricopeptide repeat-containing protein At3g62470, mitochondrial-like produces MAFSMRNLEKVAIFKSSAHTIPLLNFNGHQLLNSAATQLSSLDDDQQAASLRGRFRRREQAFRLLGSSLPLSRLYHSLAHCSIHFSHCQVSSLLPHPTSLCFFQEKLPLSNPRRIWPLLPKGCFNFTNTHPDVKFLELNTKQFSTVQTSLCTSQGKLLFSNSRKIWPFSSKGYFYCTGINSNLKLSFRGICSCVDNDGELESDNDVESESDERVAVSKADPKEVDRVCKVIDELFSLDRNMEAVLDECGINLSHDLVVDVLERFKHARKPAFRFFCWAAQRPGYAHDSRTCNAMMAILGKTRQFETMVSVLEEMGEKGLLTMEAFLISMKAFAAAKERKKAIGMFELMKKYKFKVGVETINCLLDALGRAKLGKEAQLLFEKLEHRFTPNLLTYTVLLNGWCRVKNLMDAGKVWNEMIDKGFKPDTVAHNTMLEGLLKCKKRSDAIKLFEVMKAKGPSPNTRSYTILIRDLCKQGKMDEAVAGFEEMLSSGCEADAATFTCLVTGFGNKKKMDKVFALLREMKEKGCPPDARLYNALIKLIINRRMPDDAVTLYKKMIRNGIQPTIHTYNMLMKSFFMTKNYDMAHATWEEMSLRGCCPDENSYTVFIGGLIGQGRSMEACKYLEEMIDKGMKAPQLDYNKFAADFSRGGRPDILEELAKRMKFSGKFEVSSLFARWAEMMKSRVKRRDPS; encoded by the coding sequence ATGGCTTTTTCCATGAGGAATCTTGAAAAAGTTGCAATCTTTAAGTCTTCTGCGCACACAATTCCACTGCTCAACTTCAATGGCCATCAACTCCTCAACAGCGCCGCCACCCAGTTATCCTCTCTCGATGATGACCAACAAGCTGCAAGCCTACGAGGAAGATTTAGAAGAAGAGAGCAAGCCTTCCGTCTTCTTGGTAGCTCTCTGCCCTTGTCTCGTTTGTATCATTCTCTTGCTCATTGTAGTATCCATTTTTCTCATTGTCAAGTTTCATCTCTTTTGCCACACCCCACTTCACTCtgtttttttcaagaaaagttgCCATTGAGTAATCCCAGAAGGATTTGGCCTCTTTTGCCAAAAGGGTGTTTTAATTTTACTAATACTCATCCAGATGTGAAGTTTTTGGAGTTGAATACTAAGCAATTTAGCACTGTACAAACTTCACTCTGTACATCTCAAGGGAAGTTGTTATTTAGTAATTCCAGAAAGATATGGCCTTTTTCATCAAAAGGGTATTTTTATTGTACTGGTATTAATTCGAATTTGAAGTTGAGTTTTAGGGGAATTTGTAGTTGTGTTGATAATGATGGTGAATTAGAAAGTGATAATGATGTTGAGAGTGAGAGTGATGAGAGGGTGGCGGTGTCGAAGGCGGATCCTAAAGAGGTGGATAGGGTGTGTAAGGTTATTGATGAGTTGTTTTCGTTAGATCGGAATATGGAGGCTGTTTTGGATGAATGTGGGATCAACTTAAGCCATGATTTGGTAGTAGATGTGTTGGAGAGGTTCAAGCATGCTAGAAAACCAGCATTCAGATTCTTTTGTTGGGCGGCTCAGAGGCCAGGGTATGCTCATGATTCAAGAACGTGTAATGCAATGATGGCGATACTTGGAAAGACGAGGCAGTTTGAGACTATGGTTTCGGTTCTTGAAGAAATGGGGGAGAAAGGTTTGCTTACAATGGAGGCATTTTTGATCTCCATGAAAGCATTTGCTGCAGCAAAAGAGCGGAAGAAAGCTATTGGGATGTTTGAGTTGATGAAGAAGTACAAGTTTAAAGTTGGGGTGGAGACAATTAATTGTTTGCTTGATGCCCTGGGAAGGGCAAAGCTTGGGAAAGAAGCGCAATTATTGTTTGAGAAATTGGAGCATAGATTCACACCAAATTTACTAACATATACAGTTTTGCTCAATGGATGGTGTAGGGTAAAGAATCTGATGGATGCTGGTAAAGTGTGGAATGAGATGATTGATAAGGGTTTTAAGCCTGATACTGTCGCCCATAACACAATGCTGGAAGGGCTGTTAAAGTGTAAAAAGAGGTCTGATGCGATCAAGCTGTTTGAGGTTATGAAAGCAAAGGGTCCATCGCCTAATACAAGAAGTTATACGATCTTGATCCGGGATTTGTGTAAGCAGGGTAAGATGGATGAAGCAGTTGCCGGTTTTGAGGAAATGCTTAGCTCTGGATGTGAGGCAGATGCTGCAACTTTTACCTGTTTGGTAACAGGCTTTGGAAATAAAAAGAAGATGGATAAAGTCTTTGCATTGCTGAGGGAGATGAAGGAAAAAGGATGCCCACCTGATGCAAGACTGTATAATGCACTgatcaaattaataataaatcgACGAATGCCAGATGATGCGGTTACTTTATACAAAAAGATGATCCGAAATGGAATTCAACCTACTATTCACACTTACAATATGTTGATGAAATCATTCTTCATGACAAAGAACTATGACATGGCTCATGCAACTTGGGAGGAAATGAGCCTGAGGGGTTGCTGTCCAGATGAAAATTCTTACACCGTCTTCATTGGAGGGCTTATAGGGCAGGGACGATCTATGGAGGCTTGTAAATACTTGGAGGAAATGATAGACAAAGGCATGAAAGCACCTCAACTTGACTACAACAAATTCGCTGCTGATTTTTCTCGGGGTGGTAGGCCTGATATACTGGAGGAGTTAGCTAAGAGGATGAAATTCTCTGGGAAGTTTGAGGTGTCAAGTCTCTTTGCTAGATGGGCTGAAATGATGAAGAGTAGAGTAAAGCGTAGGGATCCCAGCTGA